In Streptomyces sp. NBC_00704, a genomic segment contains:
- a CDS encoding alpha/beta fold hydrolase has protein sequence MAAHRMIDVNGIRLHIAEEGEGPLVVLLHGFPESWHSWQHQFGPLAAAGFHVVAPDQRGYGRSDHPEDVAAYSILHLVGDVVGLIHALGEEKAYVVGHDWGAPVAWHTALLRPDIVLGVAGLSVPPPFRGTQPPLGVMDRMFGGRFYWNYFNRPGVADAEFAKDPRTTLRKFFHMASGEAPAAAEGRQPLVEHGRGWLETMPDPEVLPEWFTEADLDVLTDSFSGGFTGALNWYRNIDRNWELTAAWHQAVVDVPALYVYGDRDLVPAFPGTPELIAALPDLMPSLRREPVRLEGCGHWTQQERPAEVNAALVDFLTELRGELRD, from the coding sequence ATGGCTGCCCATCGAATGATCGACGTGAACGGGATCCGGCTGCACATCGCGGAGGAGGGCGAAGGCCCCCTCGTCGTGCTCCTGCACGGCTTCCCCGAGTCGTGGCATTCCTGGCAGCACCAGTTCGGCCCGCTGGCCGCCGCCGGCTTCCACGTGGTCGCACCCGACCAGCGGGGATACGGCCGCAGCGACCACCCCGAGGACGTGGCGGCCTACAGCATCCTGCACCTGGTCGGCGACGTCGTCGGTCTGATCCACGCGCTCGGCGAGGAGAAGGCGTACGTCGTCGGACACGACTGGGGCGCGCCGGTCGCCTGGCACACCGCGCTGCTCCGGCCGGACATCGTGCTGGGGGTGGCCGGGCTCAGCGTGCCGCCGCCGTTCCGCGGTACGCAGCCGCCGCTCGGGGTCATGGACCGCATGTTCGGCGGCCGGTTCTACTGGAACTACTTCAACCGGCCCGGCGTCGCGGACGCGGAGTTCGCGAAGGACCCGCGCACGACGCTGCGGAAGTTCTTCCACATGGCGTCCGGCGAGGCTCCCGCCGCGGCGGAGGGAAGGCAGCCCCTGGTCGAGCACGGCCGGGGCTGGCTGGAGACGATGCCCGATCCGGAGGTCCTGCCCGAGTGGTTCACCGAGGCGGACCTGGACGTCCTCACCGACAGCTTCTCCGGGGGCTTCACCGGCGCGCTCAACTGGTACCGCAACATCGACCGCAACTGGGAGCTGACGGCGGCCTGGCACCAGGCCGTCGTCGACGTGCCCGCGCTGTACGTGTACGGGGACCGCGACCTGGTGCCCGCGTTCCCGGGCACGCCGGAACTCATCGCGGCACTGCCTGACCTGATGCCCAGCCTGCGGCGTGAGCCGGTGCGGCTGGAGGGGTGCGGACACTGGACGCAGCAGGAGCGCCCGGCGGAGGTGAACGCCGCGCTCGTGGACTTCCTCACCGAACTGCGCGGCGAACTCCGGGACTGA
- a CDS encoding GlsB/YeaQ/YmgE family stress response membrane protein, with product MGIIGWIILGLLAGAIAKILLPGRDPGGFIGTTLIGIAGAFVGGWISARFLDRPVEKHFFDLYTWGAAVGGALVLLVAYRLLFGNSRD from the coding sequence GTGGGCATCATCGGCTGGATCATCCTCGGCCTGCTCGCCGGGGCCATCGCCAAGATCCTGCTTCCCGGGCGCGACCCGGGCGGCTTCATCGGCACCACCCTCATCGGCATCGCCGGGGCCTTCGTGGGCGGCTGGATCTCCGCCCGGTTCCTCGACCGGCCGGTGGAGAAGCACTTCTTCGACCTGTACACCTGGGGTGCGGCCGTCGGCGGCGCACTGGTGCTGCTCGTCGCCTACCGCCTGCTGTTCGGCAACTCCCGGGACTGA
- a CDS encoding MarR family winged helix-turn-helix transcriptional regulator, with amino-acid sequence MPLSPGDSPGLLLWHATLRWQRELTAVLAPLGLTHVQFVLLACAWWLNSRGEHPNQLTLARQAGTDVKMTSQVLRTLEQKGLVEREVDPADTRAKRLRVTDAGADLAPRAIAAVERADARFFRPVPLDEALPLLRRLAHPEPETPPASP; translated from the coding sequence ATGCCGCTCAGCCCCGGCGACAGCCCCGGTCTGCTGCTCTGGCACGCCACGCTGCGCTGGCAGCGCGAGCTCACCGCGGTCCTGGCGCCCCTCGGCCTCACGCACGTCCAGTTCGTCCTGCTGGCCTGCGCCTGGTGGCTCAACTCCCGGGGCGAGCACCCCAACCAGCTCACCCTGGCCCGCCAGGCGGGCACCGACGTCAAGATGACCTCGCAGGTCCTGCGCACCCTGGAACAGAAGGGACTCGTCGAGCGGGAGGTGGACCCGGCCGACACCCGCGCCAAGCGACTGCGGGTCACCGACGCCGGCGCGGACCTGGCCCCCCGCGCGATCGCCGCCGTGGAACGCGCCGACGCGCGCTTCTTCCGGCCCGTGCCCCTCGACGAGGCCCTGCCCCTGCTGCGCCGCCTGGCCCACCCCGAACCGGAGACGCCGCCGGCCTCACCGTGA
- a CDS encoding SRPBCC family protein — MWNYEHAVEAAAAPEAIWRLWADVENWGAWNAEIEKTEIDGPFATGARITMTPPGEEPIALRIAEVTEGELFVDEARFGDLLLRTVHRIDRLGEGRVRVVYRMEITGPGADEAGARIGPGITADWPDTMAALVERAAR, encoded by the coding sequence ATGTGGAACTACGAGCACGCCGTCGAGGCCGCCGCCGCCCCCGAGGCGATCTGGCGGCTCTGGGCGGACGTCGAGAACTGGGGCGCCTGGAACGCGGAGATCGAGAAGACGGAGATCGACGGCCCGTTCGCGACCGGCGCCCGCATCACGATGACGCCCCCCGGGGAGGAGCCGATCGCCCTGCGGATCGCGGAGGTGACCGAGGGCGAACTGTTCGTCGACGAGGCCCGGTTCGGGGATCTGCTGCTGCGGACCGTGCACCGGATCGACCGGCTCGGCGAGGGCCGCGTCCGGGTGGTGTACCGGATGGAGATCACCGGTCCGGGCGCCGACGAGGCCGGGGCGCGGATCGGTCCGGGCATCACCGCCGACTGGCCCGACACGATGGCCGCGCTGGTCGAACGGGCGGCGCGCTGA
- the gdhA gene encoding NADP-specific glutamate dehydrogenase, with translation MNPSAHIEAVYAAVCRRNPGENEFHQAVGEVLHTLAPALQAHPEYVESFIADRLCEPERQLIFRVPWVDDAGRVQVNRGFRVEFSSALGPYKGGLRFHPSVDLGIVKFLGFEQIFKNALTGLAIGGGKGGSDFDPKGRSDGEVMRFCQAFMTELYRHLGEHTDVPAGDIGVGGREIGYLFGQYKRITNRFEAGVLTGKGVSWGGSHARTEATGYGAVYFAQEMLATRADGFDGRKVVVSGSGNVAVYAIEKVHALGGSVVACSDSSGYVVDEDGIDLELLKTVKEARRARLSAYAEARPTARFSERGSVFDVPCDVALPCATQNELHAPDAAALVKNGVRAVAEGANMPCTPEAVEIFREAGILFGPGKAANAGGVATSALEMQQNASRDVWTFEQTEQRLAAVMQRVHDQCRATADAYGGAPDDYVLGANIAGFLRVAQAMTAQGVV, from the coding sequence ATGAATCCCAGTGCTCACATCGAGGCCGTCTACGCGGCAGTCTGCCGGCGCAACCCCGGGGAGAACGAGTTCCACCAGGCGGTGGGCGAGGTGCTGCACACGCTGGCGCCGGCCCTGCAGGCGCATCCCGAGTACGTGGAATCGTTCATCGCCGACCGGCTGTGCGAGCCGGAGCGGCAGCTGATCTTCCGGGTGCCGTGGGTGGACGACGCGGGCCGGGTGCAGGTCAACCGTGGTTTCCGCGTGGAGTTCAGCAGCGCGCTCGGCCCGTACAAGGGCGGACTGCGGTTCCACCCGAGCGTCGACCTCGGCATCGTGAAGTTCCTGGGCTTCGAGCAGATCTTCAAGAACGCCCTGACCGGGCTCGCGATCGGCGGCGGCAAGGGCGGCTCGGACTTCGATCCCAAGGGCCGCAGCGACGGCGAGGTCATGCGCTTCTGCCAGGCGTTCATGACCGAGCTGTACCGGCACCTGGGCGAGCACACGGACGTCCCCGCGGGCGACATCGGCGTCGGAGGGCGCGAGATCGGCTATCTCTTCGGCCAGTACAAGCGCATCACCAACCGCTTCGAGGCGGGGGTGCTGACCGGCAAGGGCGTTTCGTGGGGCGGCTCCCACGCCCGCACCGAGGCCACCGGCTACGGCGCGGTCTACTTCGCCCAGGAGATGCTGGCCACCCGCGCGGACGGCTTCGACGGCCGCAAGGTCGTGGTGTCCGGCTCCGGGAACGTGGCCGTGTACGCGATCGAGAAGGTGCACGCGCTGGGCGGCTCGGTGGTGGCCTGCTCGGACTCGTCCGGGTACGTGGTCGACGAGGACGGCATCGACCTGGAGCTGCTGAAGACGGTCAAGGAGGCCCGGCGGGCGCGGCTGTCGGCGTACGCGGAGGCCAGGCCCACGGCACGGTTCTCCGAGCGGGGCTCGGTCTTCGACGTGCCCTGCGACGTCGCGCTGCCGTGCGCCACGCAGAACGAACTGCACGCGCCCGACGCGGCGGCGCTGGTGAAGAACGGGGTGCGGGCCGTCGCCGAGGGCGCCAACATGCCGTGCACCCCGGAGGCCGTCGAGATCTTCCGGGAGGCGGGCATCCTGTTCGGGCCGGGCAAGGCCGCCAACGCGGGCGGTGTGGCCACCTCGGCCCTGGAGATGCAGCAGAACGCCTCTCGCGACGTGTGGACCTTCGAGCAGACGGAGCAGCGGCTGGCGGCCGTCATGCAGCGTGTGCACGACCAGTGCCGCGCCACCGCCGACGCCTACGGCGGGGCCCCTGACGACTACGTCCTGGGCGCGAACATCGCGGGCTTCCTGCGCGTGGCCCAGGCGATGACGGCTCAGGGCGTGGTCTGA